A portion of the Acidobacteriota bacterium genome contains these proteins:
- a CDS encoding glycyl radical protein — translation MTARTERLRRDSLDAVPSISSERARITTAFYREHLGRHSTPVMRALNFHAICDQKTLWMGDGELIVGERGPAPKAVPTFPELTCHSAEDLRILDTRPKTSYKVDPAVISEYERDVIPYWQGRSLREQMFEALPPEWHDAYAAGCFTEFMEQRAPGHTVGDGKLYRKGLLDFKADIDCAVALLDFERDNEAFDKREQLRAMSVACDAVMRFAERHAELAEAEAGRAADPQRRRELESIAAICRHVPAHPPRTFHEALQAYWFHHLAVITELNGWDAFSPGHLDQHLWPFYQQGLADGTLTRDLAKELLECFFIKFNNHTAPPKVGVTAAESGTYTDFANINLAGLLPDGSDGSNDVTHLLLEVIEEMHLLQPSSNVQVSRKTPDIIVKHALKVIRHGYGFPSLFNADAVVEEQLRQGKTPEDAREGGCSGCVEVGAFGKEAYILTGYFNLMKMLEFALHDGFDARTGTFVGARTGDPAGFMSIDDLFDAFEAQVRHVLEIKIRGNQLIERLFATRMPHTFLSVITDDCITRGRDYNDGGARYNNTFIQAVGIGSLTDSLSAMKELVYDNGEWPLPRLVKVLDANFTGHAPLQQRLIHKTHKYGNDDEYADALMRRAFNLLFEAIDGRPNTKGGAYRLEMLPTTCHVYFGEVCLASPDGRGAGQPVSEGISPVQGADRNGPTAVLRSAAKMDHIKTGGTLLNMKFTPELLAGDPGINSLHSLVRSYFKMDGHHVQFNVVSADTLREARAHPAAHRDLIVRVAGYSDYFCDLSDALQDEIIRRTEHTSMGQ, via the coding sequence ATGACAGCCCGCACCGAACGCCTGCGCCGTGACAGCCTTGATGCGGTCCCGTCCATCAGCAGCGAGCGCGCGCGCATCACGACCGCGTTTTACCGCGAGCATCTGGGACGGCACAGCACGCCGGTGATGCGCGCCCTGAACTTCCACGCCATCTGCGACCAGAAAACCCTCTGGATGGGTGACGGCGAACTGATCGTCGGCGAGCGGGGGCCGGCGCCCAAAGCGGTGCCCACGTTCCCGGAGCTCACCTGCCACAGCGCCGAGGACCTTCGCATTTTGGATACGCGGCCCAAAACGAGTTACAAGGTTGACCCGGCCGTCATCAGTGAATACGAACGCGATGTGATCCCGTACTGGCAGGGGCGCTCACTGCGCGAGCAGATGTTCGAGGCACTCCCACCCGAGTGGCACGACGCGTACGCGGCCGGCTGCTTCACGGAGTTCATGGAGCAACGCGCGCCCGGCCACACCGTGGGCGACGGCAAGCTGTACCGGAAGGGGTTGCTCGACTTCAAGGCCGACATCGATTGCGCCGTCGCGCTTCTGGACTTCGAGCGCGACAACGAGGCCTTCGACAAGCGCGAGCAGCTGCGCGCCATGAGCGTGGCGTGTGATGCGGTCATGCGCTTCGCCGAGCGGCACGCCGAACTCGCGGAGGCCGAAGCCGGCCGTGCCGCCGATCCGCAACGCCGCCGCGAACTCGAGAGCATCGCGGCCATCTGCCGTCATGTGCCGGCTCACCCGCCCCGCACGTTTCACGAGGCGCTCCAGGCCTACTGGTTTCACCATCTCGCCGTCATTACCGAGCTCAACGGATGGGACGCATTCAGCCCCGGCCATCTCGACCAGCACCTCTGGCCGTTTTACCAGCAGGGTCTGGCCGACGGCACGTTGACCCGCGACCTGGCCAAGGAACTGCTGGAGTGCTTCTTCATCAAGTTCAACAACCACACTGCGCCGCCCAAAGTGGGCGTCACAGCCGCTGAAAGCGGCACGTACACCGACTTTGCCAACATCAATCTGGCCGGCCTCCTCCCTGACGGCAGCGACGGCTCGAATGACGTGACCCACCTGCTGCTTGAGGTCATTGAAGAAATGCACCTCCTGCAGCCCAGCAGCAACGTCCAGGTCTCCCGCAAAACACCCGACATCATCGTCAAGCACGCCCTCAAGGTCATTCGGCATGGGTACGGCTTCCCCTCGCTGTTTAATGCCGACGCGGTGGTGGAAGAACAGCTCCGCCAGGGCAAAACGCCTGAAGACGCACGAGAGGGTGGCTGCTCGGGGTGCGTGGAAGTGGGCGCGTTCGGCAAGGAAGCCTACATCCTGACGGGCTACTTCAACCTGATGAAGATGCTTGAGTTCGCGCTGCACGACGGCTTCGATGCGCGAACCGGCACGTTTGTCGGCGCGCGGACCGGCGACCCCGCCGGCTTCATGTCGATCGATGATCTCTTCGACGCGTTCGAGGCCCAGGTCCGTCACGTCCTCGAGATCAAGATCCGCGGCAACCAACTCATCGAGCGTCTCTTCGCCACCCGGATGCCGCACACCTTCCTGTCAGTGATCACCGACGACTGCATCACACGCGGCCGCGACTACAACGACGGCGGCGCCCGCTACAACAACACGTTCATCCAGGCCGTTGGTATCGGCAGCCTCACAGACAGCTTGTCTGCCATGAAGGAGCTCGTCTACGACAACGGTGAGTGGCCACTGCCCCGCCTGGTGAAAGTGCTCGACGCGAACTTCACCGGCCATGCGCCGCTCCAGCAGCGCCTGATCCACAAGACCCACAAGTACGGGAACGACGACGAGTATGCGGACGCGCTGATGCGACGGGCGTTTAATTTGCTCTTTGAGGCCATTGACGGGCGGCCGAACACCAAGGGCGGGGCCTACCGCCTGGAGATGCTGCCCACCACCTGCCACGTGTACTTCGGGGAGGTCTGCCTGGCGTCGCCCGACGGCCGCGGCGCCGGACAGCCGGTGTCAGAAGGCATCAGCCCTGTCCAGGGCGCGGACCGCAACGGCCCCACAGCCGTGCTGCGGTCGGCTGCGAAGATGGACCACATCAAAACGGGCGGCACGCTGCTCAATATGAAATTCACGCCAGAGCTGCTGGCGGGCGACCCCGGCATCAACAGCCTGCACAGCCTGGTACGGTCCTACTTCAAGATGGATGGACACCACGTGCAGTTCAACGTGGTCTCCGCCGACACGCTCCGCGAAGCCCGGGCACACCCGGCCGCGCACCGGGACCTGATTGTGCGCGTGGCTGGCTACAGCGACTACTTCTGCGATCTCTCGGACGCGCTGCAGGACGAGATCATTCGGCGCACGGAGCACACTTCAATGGGCCAATGA
- a CDS encoding glycyl-radical enzyme activating protein translates to MPGLIFNVQRFSLHDGPGLRSTVFMKGCPLHCAWCHNPESQSTHLEFIRLTGRCMRCERCSEEELASPIVTGRDERDVALCPTGALQAVGRLVTPEALVEELLHDRMFFDESGGGVTFSGGEPLAQAAFVIECLSQLRAEGVHTALDTCGFTHWHDLADAAEFASLVLFDLKLMDSARHKAATGVPNDRILDNLRSLAAVHPNIWVRIPIVPGVNDDAGNLEETARFVAGLAGVTRVDLLPYHATGAAKFARVGLTCPLPDTTAPSPQQLELSAAFFRERGLATTIGGYT, encoded by the coding sequence ATGCCGGGTCTCATCTTCAACGTGCAGCGCTTCTCCCTCCACGACGGGCCGGGACTGCGCAGCACGGTGTTCATGAAGGGGTGCCCCCTCCATTGCGCGTGGTGCCACAACCCCGAGAGCCAATCGACCCATCTCGAGTTCATCCGCCTGACCGGGCGGTGCATGCGGTGCGAGCGGTGCAGCGAAGAGGAACTCGCCTCGCCCATCGTCACCGGGCGGGATGAGCGGGACGTGGCGTTGTGCCCCACGGGCGCCCTGCAGGCGGTCGGCCGTCTCGTCACTCCGGAGGCCCTGGTGGAGGAACTCCTTCACGACCGGATGTTCTTCGACGAGTCGGGCGGGGGCGTCACGTTTTCAGGCGGCGAACCCCTGGCCCAGGCGGCCTTTGTCATCGAGTGCCTGAGCCAGCTTCGCGCTGAAGGTGTGCACACGGCGCTCGACACCTGCGGATTCACACACTGGCACGACCTCGCTGACGCCGCGGAATTCGCCAGCCTGGTGCTCTTCGACCTGAAGTTGATGGACAGCGCGCGGCACAAGGCCGCCACCGGCGTGCCAAACGATCGCATCCTCGACAATCTGCGGTCACTCGCCGCCGTGCACCCCAACATCTGGGTCCGAATCCCAATCGTTCCGGGCGTCAACGACGATGCCGGCAATCTTGAGGAGACGGCGCGATTCGTGGCCGGCCTGGCCGGCGTCACACGCGTCGACCTGCTGCCGTACCATGCGACGGGCGCCGCCAAGTTCGCGCGCGTGGGGCTGACCTGTCCGCTGCCCGACACCACGGCTCCCAGTCCGCAACAACTCGAACTGTCTGCGGCGTTCTTCCGGGAACGCGGACTCGCCACCACCATTGGAGGTTACACATGA
- the lipA gene encoding lipoyl synthase, translated as MSIAPLQFIRGRHVRTTPLSKDQKPEWLKVRAPGSENYVRIKGLMRDLGLHTVCEEAHCPNIGECWHHGTATFMIMGDTCTRACTYCNVNHGTPLALDPNEPGKLAHAVDTMSLAYVVVTSVDRDDLADFGAGHFADTIRSIHAVRPDCQVEVLIPDFQGEEAPLRTVLAARPNILNHNIETVPRLYRTARPGGKYPRALELLQRARAWAPDIPTKTGLMVGLGETPEEVVEVLRDLREVDCQILTIGQYLRPSLAHIPMDRYYTPDEFRDFKRIALELGFGHVESGPLVRSSYHAHEQTKAFELSQ; from the coding sequence ATGAGCATCGCGCCCCTCCAATTCATCCGTGGCCGTCATGTGCGGACCACACCGTTGTCGAAGGACCAGAAGCCCGAGTGGCTGAAAGTACGCGCGCCAGGTTCCGAAAACTACGTGCGTATCAAGGGCCTCATGCGCGACCTGGGGCTGCACACCGTCTGCGAAGAAGCGCACTGCCCCAACATCGGTGAGTGCTGGCATCACGGCACGGCGACGTTCATGATCATGGGCGACACCTGCACGCGCGCATGCACGTACTGCAACGTGAACCACGGCACACCGTTGGCGCTGGACCCCAACGAGCCCGGCAAACTCGCGCATGCAGTGGACACGATGTCGCTGGCCTATGTGGTCGTGACCTCGGTGGACCGCGACGACCTTGCTGACTTCGGCGCGGGTCACTTCGCCGACACCATTCGCTCGATTCACGCGGTGCGACCCGACTGCCAGGTCGAAGTCCTGATTCCAGATTTCCAAGGCGAAGAAGCCCCGCTTCGTACAGTGCTGGCCGCTCGCCCCAACATCCTCAACCACAACATCGAGACCGTGCCCCGCCTTTACCGGACGGCACGACCCGGTGGCAAATACCCACGTGCGCTGGAGCTGCTGCAACGCGCCCGCGCCTGGGCGCCGGACATCCCAACCAAGACGGGCTTGATGGTGGGCCTGGGCGAAACACCCGAGGAAGTGGTCGAGGTCCTGCGCGACCTTCGCGAGGTGGACTGTCAGATCCTGACCATCGGCCAGTACCTGCGCCCCTCACTCGCCCACATCCCGATGGATCGCTACTACACGCCCGACGAGTTCCGGGACTTCAAGCGCATCGCCCTCGAACTCGGCTTCGGGCACGTGGAGTCGGGACCATTGGTGCGCTCCTCGTACCACGCACACGAGCAGACCAAAGCCTTCGAGTTAAGCCAGTGA
- a CDS encoding metal-dependent hydrolase has translation MSLQITWLGHSAFLIVTPSGTRILTDPWLENPSCPAPLGRAEALLPIDLILLSHGHGDHLGDTVHVARAADAPVVCLFEVGQYLTAKGLKRVHDMGKGGTQEVSGVRITMTDAVHSGSMMDEGTIVYLGGAAGFVLRQAGMPTIYFAGDTALFGDMKTIAEVYRPEIAFLPIGDHYTMGPDTAAIAAKWLGVRQVVPMHWGTFPILTGTPAMLKEHLVGSGIEVLELAAGQTAS, from the coding sequence ATGTCTTTGCAGATCACCTGGCTCGGCCACTCGGCATTCCTGATTGTCACACCCTCAGGGACCAGGATTCTGACCGATCCCTGGCTGGAAAATCCCTCATGCCCGGCGCCACTTGGGAGGGCTGAGGCGCTGCTGCCGATTGACCTCATTCTTCTCTCGCATGGGCACGGCGATCACCTCGGGGATACCGTGCATGTCGCGCGCGCTGCGGACGCGCCGGTCGTCTGTCTCTTCGAGGTCGGGCAATACCTCACGGCCAAAGGCCTGAAGCGCGTGCACGACATGGGGAAGGGCGGTACGCAGGAAGTGTCCGGCGTGCGCATCACCATGACGGACGCCGTGCACTCGGGCAGCATGATGGACGAGGGAACGATCGTGTACCTGGGCGGGGCCGCCGGCTTCGTGCTGCGTCAGGCCGGCATGCCGACCATTTACTTCGCTGGCGACACGGCGCTGTTCGGCGACATGAAAACCATCGCGGAAGTCTATCGCCCCGAAATCGCGTTCCTGCCGATCGGCGATCACTACACGATGGGCCCCGACACGGCGGCCATCGCCGCCAAGTGGCTCGGCGTCAGGCAAGTCGTGCCCATGCACTGGGGAACGTTCCCGATTCTCACCGGCACGCCCGCCATGCTGAAGGAGCATCTGGTGGGCTCGGGGATCGAAGTGCTGGAACTCGCAGCCGGACAAACCGCGAGCTGA
- a CDS encoding helix-turn-helix domain-containing protein, which translates to MAPPLEPDHLLESLGRRVRQRRLRDSLTLRELSRRAGLSSRFLMDVEAGRGNISVRKLAAVASALGAELTDLLAPAVGDHSRPMVALLGLRGAGKTSVGRRLARRLKVPFLELDTVIAERAGMALGEVFSLYGEEYYRRLEREALTDLLGAATPGVIAVGGGLVTSPDTFALLRRHAVTVWLRARPVDYWNRVMKQGDQRPMKEHPQAREALKDLVARRDPLYRQADLTVDTAGETVARTVKRVADGIESRHQISAYEYR; encoded by the coding sequence ATGGCGCCGCCCCTTGAACCTGATCACCTGCTTGAGTCGCTGGGACGCCGGGTGCGTCAGCGCCGCCTCCGCGACTCGCTCACGCTGCGCGAATTGTCGCGCCGGGCGGGGTTGTCATCGAGATTCCTGATGGATGTGGAGGCCGGGCGGGGCAACATCTCCGTCCGTAAGCTGGCCGCCGTTGCCAGCGCCCTTGGCGCGGAGTTGACGGACCTGCTGGCCCCCGCCGTCGGCGACCATTCGCGCCCGATGGTGGCGCTTCTGGGCCTGCGCGGCGCCGGCAAAACCTCTGTGGGGCGGCGGCTGGCGCGGCGGCTGAAGGTCCCGTTTCTTGAACTCGACACCGTCATCGCTGAGCGTGCCGGCATGGCACTGGGGGAGGTATTTTCGCTGTACGGCGAGGAGTACTATCGGCGGCTTGAGCGTGAGGCGCTGACTGACCTGCTCGGCGCCGCCACACCTGGCGTCATCGCCGTTGGCGGCGGGCTTGTCACCTCACCCGACACCTTCGCGTTGCTTCGACGACATGCCGTCACTGTCTGGCTGCGGGCGCGCCCTGTGGACTACTGGAATCGCGTCATGAAGCAGGGCGACCAGAGACCGATGAAGGAACACCCGCAGGCACGCGAGGCACTCAAGGACCTGGTGGCCCGTCGAGATCCGCTCTATCGACAGGCGGATCTGACCGTCGATACTGCGGGGGAGACGGTCGCCCGAACGGTGAAGCGGGTCGCTGACGGGATCGAGAGCCGTCATCAGATTTCGGCCTACGAGTATCGATAG
- a CDS encoding benzoyl-CoA-dihydrodiol lyase, producing MATPDSVVSTPAPLSFERHPSSYQHWKLTFDGPVATLGMDVQEDAGLAPGYKLKLNSYDLGVDIELADAITRIRFEHPEVHTVVVTSLRERIFCAGANIFMLRGSTHSWKVNFCKFTNETRLGMEDASEHSGLKFLAALNGICAGGGYELALACDEIILIDDANSAVSLPETPLLAVLPGTGGLTRVVDKRKVRRDLADFFGTIAEGIKGKRAVEWRLVDAVVPTSRFKEAVAKRALELAATSDRPSSGPGVTLNPLNAVITDTGYTYSSVSVAFDRAKRSATMTVRAPETPVEQTPDAILAAGDQFWPLRCFREIDDAILRLRVNEREVGTIVLKTEGDPALVLGADQVLLDHADHWLVREVIHFIKRTLKRVDLSARSFFAVIEPGSAFAGTLFELALAADRSYMLDDPDQSNAVHLSPMNAGVLPMSNGISRLQARFYGTPDQVATVLAHTGPFDPADALEAGLVTFAPDEIDWDDEVRLAVEGRASMSPDALTGMEANLRFVGPETMETKIFGRLTAWQNWIFQRPNAVGPKGALTSYGTSDRAEFDYGRT from the coding sequence ATGGCCACACCAGACTCCGTTGTTTCCACTCCGGCACCGCTTTCGTTTGAACGGCATCCTTCCAGTTATCAGCACTGGAAGCTGACCTTTGATGGCCCCGTGGCCACCCTGGGCATGGACGTGCAGGAAGATGCGGGCCTTGCGCCCGGCTACAAACTCAAACTCAACTCGTATGACCTTGGGGTCGACATCGAACTTGCCGACGCGATCACCCGCATCCGGTTTGAACATCCCGAAGTCCACACTGTGGTGGTCACGAGCCTGCGCGAGCGCATCTTCTGCGCCGGCGCCAACATCTTCATGTTGCGCGGCTCCACGCACTCCTGGAAAGTGAACTTCTGCAAGTTCACCAACGAAACGCGACTGGGCATGGAAGACGCGAGCGAACACTCCGGTCTCAAGTTCCTGGCCGCGCTCAACGGTATCTGTGCCGGTGGCGGATATGAACTGGCCCTGGCCTGCGACGAGATCATCCTCATCGACGACGCGAACTCGGCGGTCAGTCTGCCCGAGACGCCGCTGCTGGCTGTGCTGCCGGGCACCGGCGGCCTGACCCGCGTGGTGGACAAGCGCAAGGTGCGGCGCGACCTGGCCGACTTCTTCGGCACCATCGCCGAGGGCATCAAGGGCAAACGCGCCGTGGAGTGGCGACTGGTGGACGCGGTCGTCCCCACGAGTCGCTTCAAGGAAGCGGTCGCGAAACGCGCGCTCGAACTGGCTGCCACGTCCGACCGCCCGTCGTCGGGCCCGGGCGTCACGCTGAATCCCCTCAACGCTGTGATCACCGATACGGGCTACACGTATTCATCGGTGTCGGTTGCGTTCGACCGCGCGAAACGGTCGGCTACGATGACCGTGCGTGCCCCGGAGACGCCGGTGGAGCAGACGCCCGACGCGATTCTTGCCGCCGGCGACCAGTTCTGGCCCCTGCGGTGCTTCCGTGAAATTGACGACGCCATCTTGCGCTTGCGCGTCAACGAACGGGAAGTGGGCACCATCGTTCTCAAGACCGAAGGCGATCCCGCGCTCGTCCTCGGCGCCGATCAGGTGCTGCTGGACCACGCGGACCACTGGCTGGTGCGCGAAGTGATTCACTTCATCAAGCGCACGCTCAAGCGCGTGGACCTGTCCGCGCGCAGTTTCTTCGCCGTGATTGAACCGGGCAGCGCGTTTGCCGGCACACTCTTCGAGCTTGCCCTGGCTGCTGACCGTTCCTACATGCTCGATGACCCCGACCAGTCCAATGCCGTGCACCTCTCGCCGATGAACGCCGGGGTTCTGCCCATGAGCAATGGCATCTCCCGCCTGCAGGCGCGTTTCTACGGCACGCCCGACCAGGTCGCGACAGTCCTTGCACACACCGGACCGTTCGATCCGGCCGACGCCCTCGAGGCCGGTCTCGTCACGTTCGCCCCCGATGAAATTGACTGGGACGATGAGGTGCGGCTGGCGGTGGAGGGCCGCGCGTCGATGTCGCCCGATGCGCTCACCGGCATGGAAGCGAACCTGCGCTTTGTGGGCCCCGAGACGATGGAGACCAAGATCTTCGGCCGGCTGACCGCCTGGCAGAACTGGATCTTCCAGCGCCCGAACGCCGTCGGCCCGAAGGGCGCACTCACAAGTTACGGCACCTCCGACCGCGCCGAATTTGATTACGGCCGTACGTAA
- the boxB gene encoding benzoyl-CoA 2,3-epoxidase subunit BoxB, translating into MISSDKIPNNVDLHLNKRLQRALEHWQPAYIQWWRDMGPQGFQHFHEIYVRTAISVDAAGWAHFEYVKLPEYRWGIFLADPVVNRTIGFGDFFGQPVWQEVPGEFRNQLRRLIVTQGDTEPASVEQQRWLGHRCPSLYDMRNLFQVNVEEGRHLWAMVYLLHSYFGRDGRDEAEDLLARQSGNQDKPRILEAFNEPIDTWLDFFMFTMFTDRDGKSQLLSLSESSLDPLARTTRFMLTEEAHHMFVGDTGIHRIVERTCQLMKESGFSEDVRRLGGIDLPTIQKHINLWFSLSLDLHGNEVSTNAASYFANGLKGRAEEGKWTEHRVVETTYDLDIVENGAVKRQAVPMRNAMNEVLRDWYVDDCQSGVGRWNKTLEKYGFSDRLRLPDRKFNRGIGQFASIHTDPDGHILSDDEWARRKYEWLPSPADKKYLLSIMNQPIYETGKFANYIAPPARGVNRTPINFEYVRTEM; encoded by the coding sequence ATGATTTCTTCAGACAAAATCCCCAATAACGTCGACCTCCACCTGAACAAGCGGCTGCAGCGCGCCCTCGAGCACTGGCAGCCCGCCTACATCCAGTGGTGGCGCGACATGGGCCCGCAGGGGTTTCAGCACTTCCACGAGATCTACGTCCGTACGGCGATCAGCGTGGACGCGGCCGGCTGGGCGCACTTCGAGTACGTGAAGCTGCCCGAGTACCGCTGGGGCATCTTCCTGGCGGACCCGGTGGTGAATCGCACCATCGGCTTCGGCGATTTTTTCGGTCAGCCCGTCTGGCAGGAAGTGCCCGGCGAGTTCCGGAATCAGCTCCGCCGGCTGATCGTGACACAGGGCGACACCGAACCGGCGTCTGTCGAACAGCAGCGCTGGCTCGGGCATCGGTGCCCAAGCCTGTACGACATGCGCAACCTGTTCCAGGTGAACGTCGAAGAGGGACGCCACCTCTGGGCGATGGTCTACCTGTTGCACTCGTACTTTGGTCGCGACGGCCGTGACGAAGCCGAGGACCTGCTCGCCCGTCAGAGCGGCAATCAGGACAAGCCGCGCATCCTTGAAGCGTTCAACGAGCCCATCGACACATGGCTCGACTTCTTCATGTTCACGATGTTCACCGACCGTGACGGCAAGTCGCAGTTGCTGTCGCTCTCCGAGAGTTCGCTTGACCCGCTGGCGCGCACCACCCGCTTCATGCTCACCGAGGAAGCGCACCACATGTTCGTTGGCGACACCGGCATCCACCGCATCGTCGAACGCACCTGCCAGTTGATGAAAGAGTCGGGCTTCTCGGAGGACGTACGGAGACTCGGCGGCATCGACCTGCCGACCATCCAGAAACACATCAACCTCTGGTTCTCGCTGAGCCTGGACCTGCACGGGAATGAAGTCTCGACCAATGCCGCGTCGTACTTCGCAAACGGCCTGAAAGGCCGCGCTGAGGAAGGCAAGTGGACCGAACACCGCGTGGTGGAAACCACCTACGATCTGGACATCGTGGAAAACGGTGCAGTGAAGCGGCAGGCTGTGCCGATGCGCAACGCCATGAACGAAGTGCTGCGCGACTGGTATGTGGACGACTGCCAGTCCGGCGTGGGCCGCTGGAACAAGACGCTGGAGAAATACGGCTTCTCAGACCGCTTGCGCCTGCCGGACCGCAAGTTCAACCGGGGGATTGGGCAGTTTGCCTCGATCCACACCGATCCCGACGGCCACATCCTGTCTGACGATGAGTGGGCGCGGCGCAAGTATGAGTGGCTGCCCAGCCCCGCCGACAAGAAGTACCTGCTGTCGATCATGAACCAGCCCATCTACGAGACGGGCAAGTTCGCCAACTACATCGCGCCTCCGGCGCGCGGAGTGAATCGGACGCCGATTAACTTCGAATACGTCCGCACGGAAATGTAG
- a CDS encoding enoyl-CoA hydratase/isomerase family protein, with protein sequence MNRILLADHAGVRVLTLCEPPANTYSYELMQELDRAVLEARMDPAVHVIVLTGAGEKFFCAGATIAMLKDATPEYKYYFCLHANETLNRLEQTPKLVIAALNGHTVGGGLEVALAADLRIAKQDAGKIGLPEVALGVLPGTGGTQRLARLLGKAKAMELMISGRLMTMTEAQAAGLVTEVWDADRLNGQSFLDAVIEYAKTFTPPHKASLAVGRIKRAVQSGAEAGFGEGLAMEREMQQLLFQSGDAKEGIAASLEKRKPVFEGK encoded by the coding sequence ATGAATAGAATTCTTCTTGCGGATCACGCTGGGGTTCGAGTGCTCACGTTGTGTGAGCCGCCGGCGAATACGTATTCCTACGAATTGATGCAGGAGCTTGACCGGGCCGTGCTTGAGGCGCGGATGGATCCGGCTGTGCATGTGATTGTGCTCACCGGAGCCGGAGAGAAGTTCTTCTGTGCCGGCGCCACGATTGCGATGCTGAAAGATGCCACGCCCGAGTACAAGTACTACTTCTGCCTGCACGCCAATGAGACGTTGAACCGCCTGGAGCAGACCCCGAAGCTGGTGATTGCCGCGCTCAACGGTCACACGGTGGGTGGCGGGCTCGAAGTGGCGCTGGCGGCTGACCTTCGCATCGCGAAGCAGGATGCCGGAAAGATCGGGTTGCCTGAGGTGGCGCTGGGCGTGTTGCCTGGCACCGGCGGCACCCAGCGTTTGGCGCGTTTGCTCGGCAAGGCGAAGGCGATGGAACTGATGATCAGCGGCCGGCTGATGACCATGACCGAGGCGCAGGCCGCGGGCCTGGTTACCGAGGTGTGGGACGCCGATCGCCTGAACGGGCAGTCGTTCCTGGACGCCGTCATCGAGTACGCGAAGACGTTCACGCCGCCCCACAAGGCGAGCCTGGCTGTGGGGCGCATCAAGCGCGCTGTCCAGTCTGGTGCGGAGGCCGGCTTCGGGGAAGGCCTGGCGATGGAGCGCGAGATGCAGCAGCTGCTGTTCCAGAGCGGCGACGCGAAAGAGGGCATCGCCGCGAGTCTCGAGAAACGCAAGCCGGTGTTTGAAGGCAAGTAA